The Xenopus laevis strain J_2021 chromosome 4L, Xenopus_laevis_v10.1, whole genome shotgun sequence genomic sequence AAAGTAGCAAAATATTGAGTGTGGAGGCTTAGCACAAGTTGTACTGACCCTTCTCAGGTTCTCTAACAAGATTTGCCCTGGTTTTGCACTGAGTAGCAAGAAACTGAGCCCTCCTCCCTTGCCTTAATCCTTTTCCCACCCCCTATGAACTAGGCACATCATCCTGCTCTGTGTCTCTGTGGCTGTGCTAAAGCTGTGAGTGTGTGAAGTCTGTGAGCAGCGATGCTTGGATACAGCTGGCAGCCCTGACTCCAGCCCAATACATACACAAATCAGGCTGCTTTGATCAGGAGGCGCAATTGTGGAGAGAAATTTAGGCTCCGTGTGAGTACAAGGGCTATACCCCCTTACCCTGTGCCAGAGAGGAAGAGTGGTGCTTTAATCATGAACTGAAAATGGATACACAGTACCAGCCAATCATGAAGTTTCCTGCAGGATTCAGCAGTAAGTTCCCGTTAAGTACACATATCTGTTTGCTGTTCTAGAAACAATTGTTCTACTGACAGACTCTCTGTGGATGTTGGTGTACAACACTTACTGTGATCACTTACTGTGATGTACTGTTGAACTGATACTATAAGGACAGACCAAATGGGAAAGTGGGTTGCTGTGTTTGCGGTGTATGGAGTCGACGATAACCGTTTCAGGCTAATTATTCCCTTGCAGTTAATAGTGACATTGTCAATGCCTTTTTAGCTTGTGTATTAGAATTGTTGTTTAGGGATATTCCTAAAACAAAAGTGACATTGAATTGTTTATGTAATCAAATTATTTATGGAACACAATGTTGGGTTTGTGTGTCCTTTAATGCCTTATCTGATCTCAGTACATACTCCGTATACCATCATCTGCCCCATCATGATTTCTGCATCACCTGCCCTATCATAAAGTCCTACTTGCATTAACATCTATCCCTCCTGATACTACAGTACGTTCCATCTCATCCATTATAGTGTTTTTATTGCACATGCCATAGGATGATTGATGTACAAATAGTCTTGTTACTTGCTACAATGCATTAGGGATATACCTGCTTAAGGACAATTAGTTAATCAGAGGCTAAGTAGTTCTGACTTACCTAAAGGAAGTCGAGCAGTGACATATGGAAATCTTGGCCAGACACGTGTCGTTTAGAATCAGATTAGAATCTCTGCACCAGTGGTTTACACTGAGAGATCTTTCACTCTTGAGTGGCAGAAATCCTTACAGTCAGTGTGGCTTGAGTGCATTGCTTTAAGGGCATGTTCAGCCGTCACTAGTTTTAACAAAACCTGCCCCCTAgtgttcaaaaaaacaaaacatttgacaGACTGGTGTGGAGTGTCCCACAGATAATGATGCTGACTTTCTAGTTCAAGTTGAACTAACACATATACAGCATCAGGAGTTTCTGCTGAGAAAAAGTAAAAGTTTAGGCAAAGGATCAGCAACAGGTTTGTGATATATGTATAAGCAGCAGTGTCATtaaagatacaatatttactccCATTCTAGTAAccaaccaactttttttttttaaattctgttgtttttaggttttttaccagaagattttttttcaattgctttacattttttgtttgtgactgttttcccaaaattgaagtttaaagttcaatgttcctgcctctgggccctagggcccaacaatcacaATGAGGAGAAAGCAGCCAGTCGGATCGAGGACCTCATCACCGAAACAATGCGGTCCTCTAACCAACGGGATTTTTAAGCCTggccaatcgacatctggctgacttttggggaagcctgttggagggccccatatactGGGCATTGAGATTTTCAGGGCCTTTAGGATGATGTGTATATTATCTTAGtatatagaatgcttgggaccagggattttccaaataagggatgattatgtaatttggatctccctatcttaggtatacaaaaaaaaatcatttaaacatgaatgtaATCCAATAGAATTGTTCTGTTTCAATAAGGAACCAATAACAATGTACTATTCCAGGGGTGCCCCAAAAGGttgatcaggatctaccagtagacctttagctggtgatcagtagatctcaagacaatgtcaatgaacagcttgtctatatcaccctcctatttcattcttttcattcagatatttattatgtttaggtcacataaggaatagttgtttgttaaatatactgtaacaatatacattttctcataaatcaatattgaaataatattttccatggaacagaatgctaacaatgcttttatggatgtagatcataatgggacaacatcactaaaagtagaccttgcattagtaaagtatggccactcctgtaatattctattattacagagaacaaggaaataattttaaaaaatgtaacttaatTCTTTAAAATTACATCTAAAgcagatggctttcccataattcagagcttctggAAAACAGGATtctcgataatggatcccacatctgtacggatttattattacagagagaaaagaaaatcatttttaaaaattcaagttatttaattataatggaatcaacgggagatggacttcccataattctgagttgtatatataatgggtttccagatttcagatcctttacctgtagtAATAATTAAATGAAGGAACGTTACTAAACTGAGAATACTGAATGAAAGGTGTACTAGAGTGTTGGTAAATATGCTACAGTGTAAAATACATTTGTCTCTGAAAGTTAGACTTGTATtgataaaaatatttcattataatacacaaaagccatgaatatcctgtaaattatatccttataaacggtgagtagtgatgtcatcagttataaacggagagttctgatgtcatttctgtcacatgactcactaaaatttgtgtattataataaataaagtacccccagttgtaaaatatgaggatattagaagttacctcggagttccatgacctgtataaaaacactcggccttcggcctcgtgtttttatatggtcctgaaactcctcggtaactaataatatccttatattttacaagagggggtactttattcactatataatacacaaaagccgtgaatatcttgtaaattatatccttataaacggtaagtagtgatgtcatcagttataaacggtgagtagtgatgtaatttctgtcacatgactcactaaaatttgtgtattataattaataaagtacccccagttgtaaaatatgaggatattataagttacctcggagttccatgacctgtatatggtcatgaaactcctcgataacttataatatccatatattttacaagagggggtactttattcactatatatcataaGGTGAGTAAGTGTCCATCAATCGCAATGTCATTCGCAGAATCTACATGGGGTAAAAAATAGTTCTGGTTGTAAATAATCATTAAAGGGGGTGGtccaccttttagttaactttccATACGTTATAGAATGActtattataagcaacttttcaattggtcttctagTTTGTatagtttgttttaattatttgcccttttcagaaaatatatatatatatatatatataccgtatatgtgtgtatatatatatatatatatatatatatatatatatatatatatatatatatatatatatatatatatatataatacctcgaaaagaatccgcactctcaggactctagatgaataaaattggtctttatttacagaACCTCAGTCTGACGTTTCAgccctatccaaggcctttctaAAAGTACTGAAACATAGCAAGTATGCCTTAAATCTGCATTTCTGGCGGGAAACCACAGTGTCAAAATGACATATAATTATGCTAAACATCATTAACCCCCCATAAAGTTAAAACATTCCTGCTATGTGATACAATGCTATTTTCTCAGATATGTTCCCCAAATAATTGACCAACATTATCCATAAAAaacattacaagttaaaaacaattctcaaaatagcaacaaatattgtatcaatacaATAATGTATGATTATAAGTTAGTTACAAATTGTAGCTTTTGGGTTTAACTCAGGAGCTGAAATACACGATCTTTAATTGATATCTCTGGCTACcagtcaaaataattaaaaataaagagctAAACCTATGTGATGCAAATATATAATTTCTGGTCCAGTGGTTTAACCCCTTGTAAGCTTATGACTTCACTCCCTCAACGTAACTAACTAGAGCATTAActccatggttgctaaggtcactaGTGTTAGTagcccccttttttttcttatcttaTATTATGCCTCACGAACCGTATTGCTCCTAGGGTCTTGGAGGGTTATTTTGTGGTGTTTCtatttatatgggggggggggattatatCATCTACATCAACGCTCCATGAAAATATGATGGCTATCTCCAATTAAttacataacttaatttataatCTAATATATGTGATGCATAACATGCCCCACTGAACAAGGCCTATATACTGTGAACCAGTGTAAAGTGACATACAATATCCGCCAATGTGAAAAGCAACCACCTGCAAGTGTAACCACTTAATCAAAATACTCTATATGTGGCGATGCGTTTTGtaactatttttatttgtttttttaattttgttttttttataatttgcaacTATAATTTCCACGTTATCTAATGCATAGTGGTAATTCTTAATGCCAAACACATCAAACATATATATTCGTAGTGCAGCTAGCAGTATCTATgattaataaagaaagaaaaaatagaaaaagtgaaaaaaactgcaggagcataaaaaatgataaaacaaatgcaaaataataaaaaaaatatatatcaaaaatataaaaaatgtcccTATCTTTGTTGtatagtccaaattaccctagcaaccatgcattgatttgaataagagactgcaatatgaataggagaggtctgaataaaaagatgagtaataaaaaagtagcaataacaaatggggttatttactaaactccgaatgcaaaaatcacaaaaaaatcgtgttttttttttaaaatctgacttttaacaaatcacgaatttttcggaaattaataaaaccctgaggatgggaaaagtctgaatctgaaaatccggcatctcagacctatcgaggttgcatacaagtcaatgggagaagtcccaattattttttgatgtgcgctgggtttttggcaataccctgaagttttcgggcaaaattctgagttttcgggtgaaaaatctgaaaaaatcgtgaagatcggatgaaaaatccgaaaaaatcttgaaaatctgatttttcacctgTGCAGAattggagttttttcagaaaatattgaggtaaattcggacttgataaataaccccctataagtgtAGCCTTAATgaacatttgattttagatggggtcagtgacccccttttgaaagtttgaaatagaaaaggcaaataatttaagaactataaaaaaataaataatgaagaccaattgaaaagttgcttaggattggccattctataacatactagaagttaatttaaaggtgaaccactcctttcaGTTTATGCAATGCAGAATGATGCAGGTTTACATAGGCACAACATACTATGATGGGttaagcactgtaatggttaagctgagctcatgAGAGGTGGTTaggtttctatgggaaccagcaatgctatctctttattggctgttaggctggagggtgtgtttagtaataagtcataagtcaacagccaaagcaaattcctgagagAGGCGGCCGAGTGcgttagaggaggagaagaaattctaagtgattaagggaatGATGCAGCCTtcctgttaaccttttaacaaccagaatgGCTGATCACTGATTTCATTTACAAACTTGTTGTTTTAGTGTGAAATGAATCAGCAGCTACAACAAATTCTCTTATCAGAAATAGAATTCACCATCTTCCATAACATATGACTTATAATTGTTTGGGGGCAGGTCCTTCTACAGGGAGGAGCTAATTTGTCTAGTACTAACATGGACACGGACCAGTGAAATGACTTTATGTTGaagatataaataaatcattgtaACAGCTTGTAACACCCCGATTACTATAAATCTGGCACGACAGAAATAGTAGGAAGGTGCTAAAGGCTTTCAGCATTTATTTGTAGCACATTTGCTGTTGGCTACATTTGTTGTGGGAGTAAGTGGCTGGCCTGGATTTATATTTATCAGCATGTCTCCCCCTCTGTGTGCATGGCACAAGAAAATAGATGTCCTTTCAGTCATGTAATTCTAGCTCTGAGGTGAGCAGGCAGCACTCATGTTTATCAAGCAATGTCCTGGCTCTGTGGAGAATGGCAGCCATGTAATTTGAATAAGTATGGCTTGCAAATGTCATCAAAATGCATGCCTGCTGCTTCACAGTGCTGGGAATGTTTACTAGGTAAACTTCTTCACCTCGTGTGCCTTTGTAGATTCAATTCTCAGTGTTGGTAAAGTAGTGTTTTCCCTTTAGAACAATGTCTGATTATACAAATAGACACATTACTGTACTATCAACTGTTTCCTTAGTTCAGAACCATTGTAATTCTCCGctgtattatactgtatctacaaacaaatttgtgtgtatgtgtatttatgtCACTAATACTAGGTGaggctcagtggcgtaactagatattactgggctccacagcaaataattttccagtctagaggttgtcctgttttaccaaattgtatatgaattgggtcccccctgcagccacatggtctgcttcctctgtagttacgcccccggTGAGTTTGTATAAGCCCTACCTGTACctataaaatccttagaatcggaATGCAAAGATGAAACTTAAAACATGAATTCATTAGAAAGACCAACATCTTGTTTCGGATTCGGTTACAGGTTTGATAGTAATCAATTCGAATTGCGGCCCAGGTTTTCATATTACTTACTGTGGTGGGCTACCGAAAACCTTGTCTCAGAATGTATTGGCATAAATGGGAAATTATCACATAAATGTCCTGTGAATGGTTTTGTTTATACTtttccaatactgtgtgtgtagaACAAATGTGGTTTGTGTGGAAAGTATGGTTAATACCAAAATGGGAAATATGGAAGGAGATAGGATAATAGAATGAATGGATAATAGAATGGCTCAGAGGGAGACGGAGCATCGGCTCAGTGGATACATGGGGACATGGGGTGACAGTGGCACAGTGGGGAAGGTTGACAATGTCATAtgggcagaaaaaaatgttgaaatgggAAAAGTGAAAACACTGGTACAGGTAAAAAAGACTTATGGGGGAAACTAAAAatacagtgaaatctcaattttatatcccctgattttaagtttcccctcattttacattgttgttttgtggtcccacctatatattatgcaaaatacatttccctgatttgacatttCCCTGGATGTTacgccatttttttctggtcccctcaAAAACATAAtacgggggttctactgtaatcgTTTTGCATTATTCTTCCTTCACAGATTCTCCTCTTCATGCACATTCAACGTCAGTCAGCTCCTCTAATCTGGCAGCGATGAATTCTCTAGATACGCACCCAGGATACATGGGAAATTCTCTTAATGGCCCCAGGTCTATGACAACAAATATGAATTCTATGTGCTCTCCAGGCAACAACATCGGCCCTCCATACAGAGTGATTGCATCTTCCATGGGACCACACTCCCTGCCTTCTCCAACAATCCTCAATTACCCTGGCCATGAGAGTCCACCAGTAAGTGCCTCTAACTGCATTTTCCTTCCAAGTCCCATCTGAGCCACATTAGGTGTTTATTCTTAAACTGTGCCAGAAAATATTTCAGTCCAAGTTCACAACCTGCTTTGCCCAAACATCCGTTTCTGTGTTAAGTTGGCCAAACGGcagggtaatccgaacattcggacctagggccaaacgatcggattacattGAGGaacaatgggctccgacgggtcggccGGCGGATAAAATTAACCTTCTCGATTTATATCGTGGCCAGATCTCAtttgggaagacccgtcggaagcccctatacacaggcagataaattgctgaattagtctaaaggaccgatatcggcagctttatctgcccgtgcaTGGCCACCATAAGAGGCTTGTTGTTGTGACAGTTGAACAGAACACAATTAATGTGTGTCAAATGGTACAACTTGCAACCATGTGATGCACTTTTCCTCAAAGTGGTGACACTAAAGTTTGAGAATTGAGTATAAATTATTGAGCTGAGTTGTATTTTGGGTAAAAACTTGTGCAAATTATTTGCACTTCTTCAGTAAATCATATCAAATATACCTTCTTGCTTTTCCAAGATGGTCTTCATTGGACTGGGctttagtacaagtatgggacctggggttttctgaatgagGGGTAGTTCTGTGATTTATAcatcaagtctgctaaaaatcatttaaacatttaataaacccaatttggttttgcccccaataaagattgattatatcttagtttggattaagtacaaggtagtgttttattattacagggaaaaaagaaatatgttttaaaatgtagaattttttaattaacatggaGACAATGGGAGACAGACAAACTtcctctaattcagagctttctggataaagcttTCCAGATACCTGTAGTGATATAAtgtcttatttatttaatcttctctctctctgaaaAGTATTTGGTCAACGTCAGCCTTATACCCCTTCTGAACCCCCCCCATGTCATTGTCAAAACATGGGAGGCAGTGTCATATGTGATAATCGTAGCATATTGCCACTAAAATTACAGTTACTAAGACATGAGAAGCATAATATGCTAGTTTATAGAAAGTTTTGTATAGATTTTAATGGAATGTGTTTGAGAAAtagtttaaatatttacatttgattgttaatttggtttttttcctcctttctttTCCTCCTTTCTTTTCCCCCAGTTTAACATCCTGAACAATGTAAGCTGCTCGGAAGACATAAAGCCTCCACCAGGTCTAAGCAGCCTTGGGAGTCCATGCATGAACAATTATTCCTGCAACAGCCCAGGGGCATTAACCAAACACATCTGTGCCATCTGTGGGGACAGGTCCTCAGGTATTACATAGTGTCTGCTCCAGTTGTTTGGCAATATATTATCTCACCATAAGATATTATGAATAAATAGGCAATATTACCTTATGAATAAATGCATTATATTATTTTCCACTTCAAGTGAAAAGATTGAgcctgtactttgtatttttgcctcacaaaatttcaataaaagtggtggttcacctttacgttaccTTTTACCatggttatagaatggccaattataagcaacttttcaagtggtcctCATTAtgtgtttgttatagtttttaaatgtatgtgccttcttctttccatcattcaaatgggggggtcactgaccccagcagccacaaAATGATTGCtccgtgaggctacaattttattgttattgttacagaaCGTAttattctattcaggtcctctcctattcataacagtctctcattcaaacttgGTTACTAAGATAATTTGGACCTGATCAATCAGATAGCTgcggaaactggagagctgctgaaaaatagAGAAATAATTAAACACAAATCTAAgaaattaaggattaattatattattaacatgtatttatatagcgccaacatatttcgcagcactgtCTTAGTTTAgaacaagtacaaggtcctgttttattattacagagtgaaTGGAAATTATCTTTAGAAactgtaattatttgttttaaattgagcctaaaggagatggccttcccgcaatttggagctttctggatgacaaatctcatacctgtataatattatatCTTTGAGCACTATGTTTATAGCCACAGTATTACTCTTTTAAAaggcataatatataatattaaagaaaatgcCATGATTTGGGAAGGTAACTCCCGGTGAAACTAGATAGCGCAACTGTCACGCACAAGGGCCAAGTTGAAGTGGGAGGGGATATAAtcaagaaacattaaaaaaatcttagACACCTGACTGGTCTCAAGACTACGGCCAAACATGGCTATTTCTTGGCCTGCGTGCAAACACATGGTCTAGATCAGCTCCATGTGCCTGAACCCAGGCTTACTCCGTACCTGCAGGTGCAGAAACATTATGGAGCGGAGGTGAGTGGTCAGGCTGTTTCTTGTCATGTGTTTATCCATAGACTGAGAAACAGTCATATCTGACTGTagccttagtcataggctcataGGTAGATTACAATTCTGTCCCTGCTTGACTGATAAAGTGCAGGCCCCCCAGCGTCTGTGTTGCAAAAGGAATCTCTTTATAATCACGTCACCGTATAATTAAGGAGGGTGGCGTTACCAAGACCATAACTGGGTATgagtaagggcaaggccagacatggcgtttttgcgggcgtttttacgttgcgtttttaaaaaagaacagccaggcgtaaatatgcAGAAACTGCACTACccctgaaactaatggaaaaagcactatggcaattcacacagggcgcttgcaagctgaaatccaccaCATGACAGAGGCAAGGTCGGTACCTGTATCAGCCCTTACCAGCTAACCAACAACCCCCCCTTCCTCCAgtccccctttaataaaatacaacaaatcattttttggatgaaaaggccgcagaacaattttattataacaagTAGTATTGTAGTACAAAACACACTACTATAAATGATAACATATTAACATAGCATACGATCACAATAGTATTTGTATAACAAACAGTAAACCTGAATACCTACGTATTGTAGTAGAACTTTATAACTGCACAACGCAACAGCGCTGCCAGCTGCCATAGTAGCCTGTAACCCATCTGCTACCCAACCAAATGCTATTCGTGTGGTGTTTTGTTACCCCTGAGGTGACAGGCCTTCCAGCTACCCATTAACCCTGCAACTCCCGTGCTCACACACCTATTGGTTCCTGGACTCCATGATCCCGCCGTATCCTTATCCAATCAAATATCTataggggagggtgggtgggagtTTTCCTTTGCTGCTACAAAATGGAGTGGGGGGCGGCAACCTCAGTCCCCCCCCTTTTATCCTGCCCTACGTCACTTTTGCCCGCTCCTTTAGCTACCCAATCCCCTACAAACAACTAGGAGGGGCTTCTCCACCTCTAGCTCTGTCATGCCCCTGCTTCCCTAGGCTGTGCCCTGTGTCATTGGGTTACTTGACAGAGGCAAGGTCGGTACCTGTATCAGCCCTTACCAGCTAACCAACAACCCCCCTTCCTCCAgtccccctttaataaaatacaacaaatcattttttggatgaaaaggccgcagaacaattttattataacaagTAGTATTGTAGTACAAAACACACTACTATAAATGATAACATATTAACATAGCATACGATCACAATAGTATTTGTATAACAAACAGTAAACCTGAATACCTACGTATTGTAGTAGAACTTTATAACTGCACAACGCAACAGCGCTGCCAGCTGCCATAGTAGCCTGTAACCCATCTGCTACCCAACCAAATGCTATTCGTGTGGTGTTTTGTTACCCCTGAGGTGACAGGCCTTCCAGCTACCCATTAACCCTGCAACTCCCGTGCTCACACACCTATTGGTTCCTGGACTCCATGATCCCGCCACCCGCGCGTGCACTTGACACCTTAAGAGCACCGCGCACCGCCAAACAAAACTCCAGGGCCCTTTCAATCCCTTCTGCGATGGCCAAAGTAAAGAGAGCCATACCAATATCGGAGAGGTGTACCCCATCTGTGGAAAAGCaactctttgttttgttttctagaTCCCTATGTCTGACAACTATGCCACCTGACTTACGTATAAAGATGGAGAGTAATTTATTCACCTTCCCCCTGCTCCTGTCTATGGCTGGTATGTCCCGTGCAAACCTCCATACCAACCGGGGGGTTATCTCTGACCACACTAATATTATGCCGGGGAACAGTGACCGAATTCTATCAACATCCTGCTTCATCATGATGACTAGATCCCTTTGTGCAACCAAGCCCAGGTCATTCCCCCCAACGTGTATTACCAGTATATCCGGACGCTGTTCCACCTTGGCCAACCTGACTAGGGTAGGCCATACTCCTGACCATCTTAGACCAGGAAAACCAAACCATTTGACTGATATGCGGTCCTCCGGAAAGCCCAGCTGCAATGCGGTCCCTTGGAGAACTGCGGCTCTCCTTCTGGCCCGACTGATGAACGAATGTCCCAACAACCATACCATGTTTTTGCCACCTGAAACACAACAAAATAACCATGAGTGACATGAACAGAAAacccaacaaatgtttttttttttttttttttttttttttatatagtgtctTGATTCGACTTGCTCTGTGTAAAACCATGTAGAGCCTCCTAGACCAGCAAGCCTGGCCGTATATAGCTGAGGAAACGTTTGGACTCCCATCTCCCAATTTTCATGACCATCCGCTCTCCTAAACCGAGACCGGCTGCTTCAGTCGCTGCCCCTATGCGAAATGAATGTGTCCCAAACTCTTTTGGGTTAACTCCAACACtgtccaaagatttttttaagatgTTATTAAACTGAAAACGGGTCAATGGCATCCCATCCTCATGCTGCAGAAAAACTTTGCCACACACTCCTCGCAAATGTAAAAAACGACTGACACAGCCAACTGGGCAGGTTGCCCCACCATCAACTTTGAACAACACAATATCCTTCCCTTTTCCCAATGAATCCGTTTTGGACTGCCTCAAACGGATTGTGATTTTATCTTGAAACACTTTGACATCCTGGAGCAACAAGCCACCTTGTGAGGTTTTGCTTTGACTGACCAACTCGCCTACCCTGAAGGCTCCGAAGAATGCCAGTGCAAAAGCTGCCCTAAACAATTGCACCTCATAACCTGAATAACAGCATTGATCCAAGACTCCCTGGAGCCGTGTCAGCAGTTGAAATGATATGGGCCGTCGTGTATCTTTGGAGTGTCTACTTTTTCTAACCCCT encodes the following:
- the LOC121403100 gene encoding serine/arginine repetitive matrix protein 2-like isoform X2, whose product is MSTAGQAQGGRVITAQIHHRESGERRVGTPTGRRGWRQDPTSARRSTVRVSRQGRDPITPTRERSPAPRNRSRSRSRDNNRRVRREHSHSSVRSSRRDVTAQACSQAARVSRWERSSRSPSRSYSHREGHSCCHFSCRNSPRMSEREASRARSVTSKDGTRRRRSTSHDRVQPDTVQKQHPPRSNRMSSSLTAQGAATASGPGGGKNMVWLLGHSFISRARRRAAVLQGTALQLGFPEDRISVKWFGFPGLRWSGVWPTLVRLAKVEQRPDILVIHVGGNDLGLVAQRDLVIMMKQDVDRIRSLFPGIILVWSEITPRLVWRFARDIPAIDRSRGKVNKLLSIFIRKSGGIVVRHRDLENKTKSCFSTDGVHLSDIGMALFTLAIAEGIERALEFCLAVRGALKVSSARAGGGIMESRNQ